ACCCCCAAATAATAAACAGTTTATAATAAACATCTACTTCTGTTCATCCTTCTACAAATAAAATGGCACACAAACCCCTCTTCCCCCTCACCTCATTCCATCCCGCCCCAGGAATCACACACCTGTGCACAGCCGGCGAAAGCCTACCCCTCCAAGCCCACAGTGCCGCCTTCACCAAGTACATGAGCCACAAGGCCGCCGGCCACACTGGTCGCATCGAACAGGCTCAATATATAGAAGACACCCGGGCTTTAATTGCCGAGGCATGGAAAGTCAGCCCCAAAGAGGTGGGATTCGCACCTAGTGTCGCAGACGGGATATCAATGCTCGTTGAGTCCTTGGACTGGACTGAGGGGGACAATGTCTGTTTCCACGCCGACGAATTCCCAAGTATTGTTGCGCCATTCGTGcttcggcggcagcagcaacagagccGACTCAAGGAAAAGACAGGCGGCGATGCAAAGATAACCTCTCCCGAGGTGCGCTACTACAACAGCGAAACTGGTTTACAAGATGTGGTCAACTCCAAAACACGTCTTATCGCCGTCAGCTATGTATCGTATCTGGACGGCTCGCGCATCGATCTACCGCACTACCGAGCCCTAGCCGACTCCGTCGGAGCGATTCTCGTCGTCGACTATACCCAAGCGGCAGGGTACGCGCCCATCAACGCCTCCATTGCCGACTTTGCGTTTTCGGCGTGCTACAAGTGGCTTCTCGGCACGACGGGGGCTGCAATCGCCTTCTGGAACCTGGCGAGGAGGCCGGAGTGGAGGCCTGTTACTGGCGGGTGGCACTCGTTGAATCTTGGGTCTGCGCGCCCGTCTTGGGAGACGAGTCAGCTTGAGGCTCGTGGGGATGCATTGTGTTTTAGCCGTGGGAATCCGGCCCATTCGTCTATTTATGTACTGCGGGGGTGTTTGGAGTTTCTGGGACAGTGGGATGCGGGTGT
Above is a window of Aspergillus puulaauensis MK2 DNA, chromosome 2, nearly complete sequence DNA encoding:
- a CDS encoding uncharacterized protein (COG:E;~EggNog:ENOG410QDDE;~InterPro:IPR000192,IPR015424,IPR015421,IPR015422;~PFAM:PF00266;~go_function: GO:0003824 - catalytic activity [Evidence IEA]); amino-acid sequence: MAHKPLFPLTSFHPAPGITHLCTAGESLPLQAHSAAFTKYMSHKAAGHTGRIEQAQYIEDTRALIAEAWKVSPKEVGFAPSVADGISMLVESLDWTEGDNVCFHADEFPSIVAPFVLRRQQQQSRLKEKTGGDAKITSPEVRYYNSETGLQDVVNSKTRLIAVSYVSYLDGSRIDLPHYRALADSVGAILVVDYTQAAGYAPINASIADFAFSACYKWLLGTTGAAIAFWNLARRPEWRPVTGGWHSLNLGSARPSWETSQLEARGDALCFSRGNPAHSSIYVLRGCLEFLGQWDAGVIQDHVQGLTKALLGRLQAEGILSATPADRARHGASVVVYCEGASEIVDEMARKGVYASNGQGRVRISFHGYNCLADVDRVMEVFPVLWRRYNGREWKL